The Thermobifida halotolerans sequence CGATCCGCAACCCGTTCACTCCGACGTCTCCTCCGTGGTGTCTCGCGCGCCGACACGGCGGGTGAGCGCCGCGCGCAGCGCCGCGGCGTCGACCACCGCCACCGCCGCCCCGTATCCCAGTACCGCCGCGGCCCCGCCGAGCAGCGCCGCGGCCGCGGCGAGCAGCGTCGAACCGGTGGGCAGCAGCGCGGTCGTGCCCGCCCCGCACCCGTATCCCACCGCCGCGCCCAGCGCACAGGCCGCCGTGGTACGGCCGAGAGAGGTGAACGCGGCCCGTCCGCGTACCCGCAGCACCGCCGCTGCCAGCAGCACCGCGCCCACCCCCAACCCCAGCGACGTGCCCGCGCCCAACGCGGCGACCGTCTGCCCGGGCGGCCACAGCGCCACCGCGCCCCCGGCCGCGACCACCGCCACCGCCCACCCGCTCACCTGCGCCACGGCGGCGGCGCGCCCCTGGTGGACGGCGTACAGGGCGCGGCTGAGCAGAGCCGTCATCCCGAAGGCGACGACCCCGGGCGCGTACGCGAGCAGCGCCACCTCCAACGGGTAGGCCCCGTCGTGCGCGAACAGCCGGGCCACCGGTGCGGCCGCCGCGGCGAGCGCGACGGCCGCACCGGTGACGGCGATGAGGCAGGCACGCGTCCCGACCGACAGGACCCGGTCGTAGCCGTCCCGGTCCCGCTCCCCGTGGCGCTCCGCCAGGGCGGTGAACGCACTCGTCGCGATGGGAACGGCGACGATGCCGTAGGGGAGGGTGAACAGTGTCCAGGCGTAGCTGTAGAGGACCCCCGTCCCCCCGCCGCCGCCGTGGTTGGCCAGCCACATCGACACCAGCAGGGTCACCTGCATGGCGGCCAGCGGCAGCAGCGCGGCGACGGCCAGGGAGCGCACCCTGGGCGCGACTCCGGGCGGGAAGGACAGGGCGGGCCGCAGTCCCAGCCGCATCCGCAGCACCGGGACGAGCGCGGTGAGGAACAGCGCGACCACCCCCGCGGTGGTGCCCGCCGACAGGGCGAGTTCGGCCGCGACGGGAAGCGCGCCGACGTCGTCGGCTCCCCCGCTCAACGGGAGGAAGGCGAGGTAGGCGCAGATGACGACGAGACTGGACAGCAGCGGCGCCAGCGCCGGGGCGAGGAAGCGCCGGTGCGCCTGCAGGACGCCGTACAGCACCGCCGCCAGACCGTAGAAGAGGACCTGCGGGGCGAAGACCACCAGGAAGCGCGCGGCGAGCGCGAGAAGTTCGGCGGAGGCACACCCCGGTGTCCCGGCCAGCAGCAGCCGCGCCGCCGTCTCCGAGGCCGCGGCGAGCAGCAGGCTCAGCGGCACGGCGACGACCACCACCCAGGTGACGAGCGCCGACGCGGTGCGGCGCACGTACTCGGCGTCTCCCCGGCGGGCCGCGGCGGCCAGCACCGGCACGACCACCCCCGACAGCGCGCCGCCGATGACGATCTCGTACAGCACCGTCGGCACCTGGTTGGCGGTGACGTAGGCGGTTCCCAGGCAGTTCTCCCCGACCGTGTGCGCGAACACGACGGTGCGGCCGAACCCGGCGATGCGCGCGAAGACCGTGGCGACGCCGATGAGCACCGCGGCTCCCGCCAGGGAGGCCGCTGTTCCCCGTTCCCTGACCACCGCCGGTCCGCTCCCTTCCGTCAGTCGGCCGCACCGGTCACGGGCGTTGCCCGCGGTCCGGCGCGCTCACCCCGGGCGCAGCGCCGGCACGGGCCGGGGGACGGGGACGGGAGGCGGCCTGCGCCCCCACTCGTCGAGGCGGCGCAGCGGCGGAGTCGTCGCGATGACCCTGGTGAAGCTCACGAACTCGCTGGCCGCGGTCAGGCCGACCACTCCGGCGAGCAGTCCGACGCGGACACGCCGCGACAGGCCCGCCGCGGCGGCCACCCCCAGCAGTGCGCCCAGGGCGTTGGCTCCCGCGTCACCGAGCATCGCCCGCTCCCCCAGGTCCTCGGGGAGCAGGGCGGCGGTCGCCCCCAGCGCCGGGGCGGCGACCGCCGCGGCGGCGGGACGGGCCAGCGCCGAGGCTCCCGCCAGCAGCCCCACCTTGGCCGCGCGTCCCGGCCGCAGGTCGAACAGGTTGAGCAGGTTGGCGCTGCCCGCGATGAGCGCGCCGTTGACGAGCACGTCCACGGGGTCGCGGGTCAGTGCCGCGGCGGCGGCCAGTCCGCTCGCGCCGATGCCCGCGATCTTGACCGCCCCGGTGG is a genomic window containing:
- the murJ gene encoding murein biosynthesis integral membrane protein MurJ gives rise to the protein MVRERGTAASLAGAAVLIGVATVFARIAGFGRTVVFAHTVGENCLGTAYVTANQVPTVLYEIVIGGALSGVVVPVLAAAARRGDAEYVRRTASALVTWVVVVAVPLSLLLAAASETAARLLLAGTPGCASAELLALAARFLVVFAPQVLFYGLAAVLYGVLQAHRRFLAPALAPLLSSLVVICAYLAFLPLSGGADDVGALPVAAELALSAGTTAGVVALFLTALVPVLRMRLGLRPALSFPPGVAPRVRSLAVAALLPLAAMQVTLLVSMWLANHGGGGGTGVLYSYAWTLFTLPYGIVAVPIATSAFTALAERHGERDRDGYDRVLSVGTRACLIAVTGAAVALAAAAAPVARLFAHDGAYPLEVALLAYAPGVVAFGMTALLSRALYAVHQGRAAAVAQVSGWAVAVVAAGGAVALWPPGQTVAALGAGTSLGLGVGAVLLAAAVLRVRGRAAFTSLGRTTAACALGAAVGYGCGAGTTALLPTGSTLLAAAAALLGGAAAVLGYGAAVAVVDAAALRAALTRRVGARDTTEETSE